The following proteins are co-located in the Citrobacter freundii ATCC 8090 = MTCC 1658 = NBRC 12681 genome:
- the eutC gene encoding ethanolamine ammonia-lyase subunit EutC: MDQKQIEEIVRSVMASMGEPQVQAPSAEVKCSTTQCAAPTGESCAMDLGSAEAKAWIGVENPHRAEVLTELRRSTAARVCTGRAGPRPRTQALLRFLADHSRSKDTVLKEVPEEWVKAQGLLEVRSEISDKNLYLTRPDMGRRLSAEAIEALKSQCVMNPDVQVIISDGLSTDAITANYEEILPPLLSGLKQAGLKVGTPFFVRYGRVKIEDQIGELLGAKAVILLVGERPGLGQSESLSCYAVYSPRVATTVEADRTCISNIHQGGTPPVEAAAVIVDLAKRMLEQKASGINMTR, translated from the coding sequence ATGGATCAAAAACAGATTGAAGAAATTGTACGCAGCGTAATGGCGTCAATGGGAGAGCCGCAGGTTCAAGCGCCATCAGCGGAAGTGAAATGTAGCACTACGCAGTGCGCCGCGCCGACCGGTGAAAGCTGTGCGATGGACTTAGGTTCAGCTGAAGCGAAAGCGTGGATTGGCGTTGAGAATCCGCATCGTGCAGAGGTATTGACCGAACTGCGCCGTAGCACCGCTGCGCGTGTATGTACCGGTCGTGCCGGTCCACGTCCGCGTACCCAGGCGCTGCTGCGCTTCCTTGCTGACCACTCGCGTTCGAAAGATACGGTATTGAAAGAAGTGCCGGAAGAGTGGGTAAAAGCCCAGGGACTACTGGAAGTGCGCTCGGAAATCAGCGACAAAAACCTGTATCTGACGCGCCCGGACATGGGACGTCGTCTGAGTGCGGAAGCCATTGAAGCACTGAAATCACAGTGTGTAATGAATCCGGATGTGCAGGTGATTATTTCTGATGGCCTGTCTACTGACGCCATCACCGCCAACTACGAAGAGATCCTGCCGCCGCTGTTGTCGGGTTTAAAACAGGCCGGATTGAAGGTCGGGACGCCGTTCTTTGTTCGCTATGGGCGCGTGAAAATTGAAGATCAGATCGGCGAACTGCTGGGTGCAAAAGCGGTGATCCTGCTGGTTGGTGAACGTCCGGGCCTCGGCCAGTCGGAAAGTCTTTCTTGCTACGCCGTCTATTCGCCGCGTGTGGCAACCACCGTTGAGGCTGACCGTACCTGCATCTCGAACATTCACCAGGGCGGTACGCCACCGGTTGAAGCGGCGGCGGTGATTGTGGATTTGGCCAAGCGCATGCTGGAGCAAAAAGCATCCGGCATCAATATGACCCGTTAA
- the eutL gene encoding ethanolamine utilization microcompartment protein EutL: protein MPALDLIRPSVTAMRVIASVNDGFARELKLPPHIRSLGLITADSDDVAYIAADEATKQAMVEVVYGRSLYAGAAHSPSPTSGEVLIMLGGPNPAEVRAGLDAMVANIESGAAFQWANDAEDTAFLAHVVSRTGSYLSATAGCRLGDPMAYLVAPPLEATFGIDAALKSADVQLVTYVPPPSETNYSAAFLTGSQAACKAACNAFADAVLDIARNPIQRA from the coding sequence ATGCCAGCATTAGATTTGATTAGACCTTCAGTCACCGCGATGCGTGTGATTGCCTCGGTAAATGACGGTTTTGCCCGCGAACTTAAATTACCGCCACATATACGTAGCCTCGGACTCATCACAGCAGACTCTGATGACGTGGCGTATATTGCCGCAGATGAAGCGACAAAACAGGCGATGGTGGAAGTGGTTTATGGCCGCTCGCTGTATGCCGGTGCGGCGCACAGTCCCTCTCCAACCTCGGGCGAAGTGCTGATTATGCTCGGTGGACCAAACCCGGCCGAAGTTCGCGCGGGTCTGGACGCGATGGTGGCCAATATTGAAAGCGGTGCGGCATTCCAGTGGGCGAATGACGCAGAAGATACCGCCTTCCTGGCGCATGTGGTTTCGCGTACCGGTTCGTATCTTTCCGCGACCGCGGGATGCCGACTGGGCGATCCGATGGCGTATCTGGTAGCACCGCCGCTGGAAGCGACATTTGGTATTGATGCCGCGCTGAAATCTGCCGATGTACAACTGGTAACCTATGTACCACCGCCGTCAGAAACCAACTATTCAGCAGCGTTTTTGACCGGTAGCCAGGCCGCTTGTAAAGCCGCATGTAACGCCTTTGCCGATGCCGTTCTGGATATTGCCCGTAATCCAATCCAGCGCGCGTAA
- the eutA gene encoding ethanolamine ammonia-lyase reactivating factor EutA, with the protein MNTRQLLSVGIDIGTTTTQVIFSRLELVNRAAVSQVPRYEFIKREISWQSPVFFTPVDKQGGLKEAELKALILAQYQAAGIAPETVDSGAIIITGESAKTRNARPAVMALSQSLGDFVVASAGPHLESVIAGHGAGAQTLSEQKLCRVLNIDIGGGTSNYVLFDAGKVSGSACLNVGGRLLETDGQGRVVHAHQPGQMIVDDVFGPGTDARTLNAAQLVQVARRMAALIVEVIDGTLSPLAQALMQTALLPEGVKPEVITLSGGVGECYRNQPADPFCFSDIGPLLATALHEHPRLREMNVQFPAQTVRATVIGAGAHTLSLSGSTIWLEGVALPLRNLPVAIPVDEADLVAAWQQALMQLDLDPQTDAYVLALPASLPVRYAALLTVIDALLAFVARYPNPHPLLVVAEQDFGKALGMLLRPQLQQHPLAVIDEVVVRAGDYIDIGTPLFGGSVVPVTVKSLAFPS; encoded by the coding sequence GTGAATACTCGCCAGCTACTCAGCGTCGGTATCGATATCGGCACCACCACCACTCAGGTGATCTTCTCGCGCCTTGAGCTGGTTAACCGTGCGGCAGTGTCGCAGGTGCCGCGCTACGAATTCATCAAACGCGAAATTAGCTGGCAAAGCCCGGTGTTCTTTACCCCCGTTGATAAGCAGGGCGGGTTGAAAGAGGCCGAACTGAAAGCACTGATCCTCGCCCAGTATCAGGCGGCGGGGATTGCGCCAGAGACCGTCGATTCCGGCGCGATCATCATTACCGGGGAAAGTGCCAAAACGCGCAACGCGCGCCCGGCGGTGATGGCGCTCTCCCAGTCGCTGGGGGATTTCGTGGTTGCCAGCGCCGGTCCGCATCTGGAATCAGTGATTGCCGGTCACGGTGCGGGGGCGCAAACCCTGTCCGAGCAGAAGTTGTGCCGCGTACTGAATATCGACATCGGCGGCGGTACGTCGAACTACGTTCTGTTCGATGCCGGAAAAGTCAGCGGATCGGCCTGTCTGAATGTCGGCGGACGGCTACTGGAAACGGACGGTCAGGGGCGCGTGGTGCATGCGCATCAGCCGGGACAAATGATTGTGGATGACGTATTTGGTCCAGGCACTGATGCCCGAACCCTCAATGCGGCGCAGCTTGTTCAGGTGGCCCGACGGATGGCGGCGCTGATTGTGGAGGTGATTGACGGCACGCTTTCACCGCTGGCACAGGCGCTGATGCAAACCGCTCTGTTACCGGAGGGCGTGAAGCCGGAAGTGATTACGTTGTCCGGCGGGGTGGGCGAGTGCTACCGCAACCAACCTGCCGATCCGTTCTGTTTTTCCGACATTGGGCCGCTGTTAGCGACGGCGCTGCATGAACATCCGCGCCTGCGTGAGATGAACGTGCAGTTCCCGGCGCAAACCGTGCGCGCCACGGTGATTGGCGCCGGTGCGCATACGCTGTCGCTTTCGGGCAGCACTATCTGGCTGGAGGGTGTGGCGCTTCCGCTGCGCAATCTGCCGGTGGCGATTCCGGTTGATGAGGCTGATCTGGTGGCCGCCTGGCAACAGGCACTAATGCAGCTCGATCTGGACCCGCAAACGGACGCCTACGTGTTGGCGCTGCCCGCTTCTCTGCCGGTGCGCTACGCCGCGCTGTTAACGGTGATTGATGCGTTGCTGGCCTTTGTCGCGCGCTATCCGAATCCGCATCCCCTGCTGGTGGTAGCCGAGCAGGATTTTGGTAAAGCCCTGGGCATGCTGTTACGCCCACAGTTACAGCAACACCCGCTGGCGGTCATCGATGAGGTGGTTGTCCGGGCGGGGGACTATATCGACATTGGTACGCCTCTTTTTGGCGGATCGGTTGTGCCGGTGACGGTGAAATCACTCGCATTTCCTTCCTGA
- the eutH gene encoding ethanolamine utilization protein EutH, with product MGINEIIMYIMMFFMLIAAVDRILSQFGGSARFLGKFGKSIEGSGGQFEEGFMAMGALGLAMVGMTALAPVLAHVLGPVIIPLYEMLGANPSMFAGTLLACDMGGFFLAKELAGGDVAAWLYSGLILGAMMGPTLVFSIPVALGIIEPSDRRYLALGVLAGIVTIPIGCIAGGLVAMYSGVEINGQPVEFTFALILMNMIPVLIVAVLVALGLKFIPEKMINGFQIFAKFLVALITLGLAAAVIKFLLGWELIPGLDPIFMAPGDKPGEVMRAIEVIGSISCVLLGAYPMVLLLTRWFEKPLMSVGNLLKVNNIAAAGMVATLANNIPMFGMMKNMDTRGKVINCAFAVSAAFALGDHLGFAAANMNAMIFPMIVGKLIGGVTAIGVAMLLVPKDEDVPAPAETNPEAQS from the coding sequence ATGGGAATTAACGAAATCATCATGTACATCATGATGTTCTTTATGCTGATTGCCGCCGTGGACAGGATCCTGTCGCAGTTCGGCGGTTCGGCGCGCTTCCTCGGTAAGTTCGGTAAGAGCATTGAGGGATCGGGCGGTCAGTTTGAAGAAGGCTTTATGGCAATGGGCGCGCTGGGTCTGGCGATGGTCGGTATGACCGCGCTGGCGCCGGTACTGGCGCATGTGCTCGGGCCGGTAATTATTCCGCTGTACGAAATGCTGGGCGCGAACCCGTCGATGTTTGCCGGAACGCTGCTGGCGTGCGATATGGGCGGCTTCTTCCTGGCGAAAGAGCTGGCGGGCGGCGATGTGGCGGCGTGGTTGTACTCTGGCCTGATTCTCGGCGCGATGATGGGGCCGACGCTGGTGTTCTCCATTCCGGTTGCGCTGGGAATTATTGAACCGTCTGACCGTCGTTATCTGGCGCTGGGCGTGCTGGCCGGTATTGTCACCATTCCGATTGGCTGTATTGCGGGTGGTCTGGTCGCGATGTACTCCGGCGTGGAAATCAACGGTCAGCCTGTGGAGTTCACCTTCGCGCTGATCCTGATGAACATGATCCCGGTGCTGATCGTAGCCGTGCTGGTGGCGCTGGGACTGAAATTCATCCCGGAAAAAATGATCAACGGCTTCCAGATCTTCGCCAAGTTCCTGGTAGCGCTGATCACCCTCGGTCTGGCTGCGGCAGTCATCAAGTTCCTGCTCGGCTGGGAGCTGATCCCAGGTCTTGATCCTATTTTCATGGCGCCAGGCGACAAGCCGGGTGAAGTGATGCGCGCCATCGAAGTTATCGGTTCTATCTCCTGTGTGCTGCTGGGTGCCTACCCGATGGTGCTGCTGCTGACCCGCTGGTTTGAAAAACCGCTGATGAGCGTCGGCAACCTGTTAAAAGTCAATAACATTGCTGCTGCGGGTATGGTGGCAACGCTTGCCAACAACATCCCAATGTTCGGCATGATGAAAAACATGGATACCCGCGGCAAAGTGATCAACTGCGCCTTTGCGGTTTCCGCGGCCTTCGCTCTGGGTGACCACTTAGGTTTCGCCGCTGCCAACATGAACGCCATGATCTTCCCGATGATTGTCGGCAAGCTGATCGGCGGCGTGACGGCGATTGGCGTGGCTATGCTGTTAGTACCGAAAGACGAAGATGTTCCGGCACCAGCAGAAACCAATCCGGAGGCGCAATCGTGA
- the eutR gene encoding HTH-type transcriptional regulator EutR — protein MKKNRTANLHHLYHEVLPEDVKLTPKVEVDNVHQRRTTDVYEHALTITAWQQIYDQLHPGKFHGEFTEILLDDIQVFREYTGLALRQSCLVWPNSFWFGIPATRGEQGFIGTQCLGNAEIATRPGGTEFELSTPDDYTILGVVISEEAIARQANFLHNPERVLHMLRNQSALEVKEQHKAALWGFVQQALATFSENPENLRQPAVRKVLGDNLLLAMGTMLEEAQPIMTAESISHQSYRRLLSRAREYVLENMSEPLTVLDLCNQLHVSRRTLQNAFHAILGIGPNAWLKRIRLNAVRRELISPWSQSATVKDAAMQWGFWHLGQFATDYQQLFAEKPSLTLHQRMRQWA, from the coding sequence ATGAAAAAGAACCGTACTGCAAACTTGCACCATCTTTATCATGAAGTATTACCCGAAGACGTTAAATTGACGCCGAAAGTGGAAGTGGACAACGTTCACCAACGGCGAACAACGGATGTGTATGAGCACGCGCTGACGATTACAGCCTGGCAGCAGATCTACGACCAGCTGCATCCGGGAAAATTTCATGGCGAGTTCACGGAAATCCTGCTCGATGATATTCAGGTGTTCCGTGAATACACCGGACTGGCGCTGCGTCAGTCATGCCTTGTCTGGCCAAACTCATTTTGGTTTGGCATTCCGGCCACGCGCGGCGAGCAGGGATTTATTGGTACCCAGTGTTTGGGTAACGCTGAAATTGCCACCCGCCCAGGCGGGACGGAGTTTGAACTAAGTACGCCGGATGACTACACCATTTTGGGTGTCGTCATTTCTGAAGAGGCCATTGCCCGTCAGGCCAACTTCCTGCATAACCCGGAAAGGGTGTTGCATATGCTGCGCAACCAGTCGGCGCTGGAAGTGAAAGAACAACACAAAGCCGCGCTATGGGGCTTTGTGCAGCAGGCGCTGGCGACGTTTAGCGAAAACCCGGAAAACCTTCGCCAACCTGCGGTACGCAAAGTGTTGGGCGATAACCTGCTGCTGGCGATGGGGACTATGCTGGAAGAAGCGCAGCCGATTATGACTGCGGAGAGCATCAGCCATCAGAGCTATCGTCGCTTGCTGTCGCGTGCGCGCGAATATGTGCTGGAAAATATGTCAGAGCCGCTGACCGTGCTCGACTTATGCAATCAACTGCACGTTAGCCGCCGGACGTTGCAAAACGCCTTTCACGCGATCCTCGGTATTGGCCCGAATGCCTGGTTGAAACGTATTCGCCTGAACGCCGTGCGCCGTGAGTTGATAAGCCCGTGGTCGCAGAGTGCGACGGTGAAAGACGCCGCCATGCAGTGGGGATTCTGGCATTTAGGGCAGTTCGCTACCGACTACCAGCAACTGTTTGCGGAGAAACCTTCGTTGACGCTGCATCAGCGTATGCGCCAGTGGGCGTGA
- a CDS encoding ethanolamine utilization microcompartment protein EutK: MINALGLLEVDGMVAAVDAADAMLKAANVRLLSHEVLDPGRLTLVVEGDLAACRAALDAGSAAAARTGRVISRKEIGRPDDDTQWLIGGFKRQPKKPEPKKPEQKPEVKSDVAPEKTQEAPVSSESSDELLALLTSVRQGMTAGEVAAHFGWSLDEARNALEQLFSDGALRKRSSRYRLKN; the protein is encoded by the coding sequence ATGATCAATGCACTGGGATTACTGGAAGTGGATGGCATGGTGGCTGCCGTGGACGCGGCCGATGCCATGCTGAAAGCCGCGAATGTGCGCCTGCTTAGCCACGAAGTGCTCGATCCTGGTCGGCTGACGCTGGTGGTGGAAGGCGATCTGGCGGCATGCCGAGCAGCGCTGGATGCTGGCAGTGCAGCTGCAGCGCGTACAGGCCGTGTTATCAGCCGTAAGGAAATAGGCCGGCCGGACGATGACACCCAGTGGCTGATCGGCGGTTTTAAACGCCAGCCGAAGAAACCAGAACCGAAGAAACCAGAGCAGAAGCCTGAAGTGAAGTCAGATGTGGCCCCAGAGAAGACGCAGGAAGCACCTGTGTCATCTGAATCCTCTGATGAATTGCTGGCGCTGTTAACATCGGTCCGTCAAGGAATGACGGCAGGGGAAGTGGCTGCCCACTTTGGCTGGTCACTTGATGAAGCCAGAAATGCGCTGGAACAGCTCTTTTCTGACGGAGCGTTGCGTAAACGCAGTAGTCGCTATCGCTTAAAAAATTAA
- the eutG gene encoding ethanolamine utilization ethanol dehydrogenase EutG codes for MQAELQTALFQAFDTLNLQRVKTFSVPPVTLCGLGALSTCGQEAQTRGLTHMFVMVDSFLHQAGMTAALERSLAMKGVAMTLWPCPVGEPCITDVCAAVAQLRESKCDGVVAFGGGSVLDAAKAVALLVTNPTQTLADMDERSALRPRLPLIAVPTTAGTGSETTNVTVIIDAATGLKKVLAHATLMPDVAILDAALTEGVPAHVTAMTGIDALTHAVEAYSALNATPFTDSLAIGAIAMIGKSLPKAVGYGQDLAARESMLLASCMAGMAFSSAGLGLCHAMAHQPGATLHIPHGQANAMLLPTVMGFNRMVCRERFSHIGRALTNKKSDDRDAINAVSELISEVGQTKRLSDVGAKPEHYSAWAHAALEDICIRSNPRTATQEQIIDLYAAAG; via the coding sequence ATGCAAGCTGAATTGCAGACCGCGCTCTTTCAGGCATTCGATACCCTGAATCTGCAACGCGTAAAAACGTTTAGCGTTCCACCGGTCACCCTTTGTGGGCTGGGAGCGCTCAGTACCTGCGGACAGGAAGCACAAACGCGCGGATTGACGCATATGTTCGTCATGGTGGACAGCTTCCTGCATCAGGCGGGGATGACCGCCGCGCTGGAACGCAGTCTGGCGATGAAAGGCGTGGCGATGACGCTGTGGCCATGTCCGGTGGGCGAACCGTGCATTACGGACGTCTGCGCGGCGGTCGCGCAATTGCGTGAATCGAAGTGCGATGGCGTTGTGGCCTTTGGTGGTGGCTCCGTACTCGATGCCGCCAAGGCAGTGGCGTTGCTGGTGACCAACCCCACTCAGACGCTGGCAGACATGGACGAGCGCAGCGCGTTACGCCCACGTCTGCCGCTGATTGCCGTACCGACTACCGCCGGAACGGGCTCAGAAACCACCAACGTCACGGTAATAATCGACGCCGCGACTGGACTCAAAAAAGTGCTGGCCCACGCAACCCTGATGCCGGATGTGGCGATCCTGGACGCTGCATTGACGGAAGGCGTGCCTGCACATGTAACGGCAATGACCGGGATTGATGCACTGACGCACGCCGTTGAAGCGTATAGCGCGCTGAACGCGACGCCATTTACCGACAGTCTGGCGATTGGCGCGATTGCGATGATAGGTAAATCGCTGCCGAAGGCCGTCGGCTACGGTCAGGATCTGGCGGCGCGCGAAAGCATGCTGCTGGCTTCCTGTATGGCCGGGATGGCGTTTTCCAGCGCAGGGCTGGGCCTGTGCCATGCGATGGCGCACCAGCCGGGAGCGACGTTGCATATCCCACACGGACAGGCTAACGCCATGCTGCTTCCTACGGTAATGGGGTTCAACCGCATGGTGTGTCGTGAGCGCTTCAGCCATATCGGACGCGCGTTAACCAACAAGAAATCGGACGATCGTGATGCTATCAACGCGGTCAGCGAGTTGATTAGCGAAGTGGGCCAGACCAAACGGCTCTCAGACGTTGGAGCAAAACCCGAGCATTACAGCGCATGGGCACACGCCGCGCTGGAGGATATTTGTATTCGCAGTAACCCACGCACCGCCACGCAGGAACAGATTATCGACCTGTACGCGGCTGCCGGGTAA
- a CDS encoding aldehyde dehydrogenase family protein, whose product MNQQDIEQVVKAVLLKMKDSSQPVSAVQEMGVFASLDDAVAAAKLAQQGLKSVAMRQLAITALREAGEKHARELAELAVTETGMGRVEDKFAKNVAQARGTPGVECLSPQVLTGDNGLTLIENAPWGVVASVTPSTNPAATVINNAISLIAAGNSVVFAPHPAAKKVSQRAITLLNQAVVAAGGPANLLVTVANPDIETAQRLFKYPGIGLLVVTGGEAVVDAARKHTNKRLIAAGAGNPPVVVDETADLARAAQSVVKGASFDNNIICADEKVLIVVDSVADELMRLMESQHAVKLTTAQAEQLQPVLLKNIDERGKGTVSRDWVGRDAGKIAAAIGLNVPEQTRLLFVETSATHPFAVTELMMPVLPVVRVANVDEAIELAVKLEGGCHHTAAMHSRNIDNMNRMANAIDTSIFVKNGPCIAGLGLGGEGWTTMTITTPTGEGVTSARTFVRLRRCVLVDAFRIV is encoded by the coding sequence ATGAATCAACAGGATATTGAACAGGTCGTGAAAGCGGTACTGCTGAAAATGAAAGACAGCAGCCAACCCGTCAGTGCCGTTCAAGAAATGGGCGTTTTTGCCTCCCTGGATGACGCAGTGGCGGCAGCAAAACTGGCCCAGCAGGGGCTGAAAAGCGTCGCCATGCGCCAACTGGCTATCACGGCGCTACGTGAGGCGGGCGAAAAGCACGCCAGAGAATTAGCGGAACTTGCCGTCACTGAAACCGGCATGGGACGCGTCGAAGATAAATTTGCCAAAAACGTGGCGCAGGCGCGCGGCACGCCGGGTGTGGAATGCCTGTCTCCACAGGTTCTGACCGGCGATAACGGTCTGACGCTGATTGAAAACGCGCCGTGGGGCGTGGTGGCCTCGGTAACCCCATCCACCAACCCGGCCGCGACCGTTATTAACAACGCCATCAGCCTGATTGCCGCTGGTAACAGCGTGGTTTTCGCACCGCATCCGGCGGCGAAAAAAGTCTCTCAGCGCGCTATCACTCTGCTTAACCAGGCGGTAGTTGCCGCAGGCGGTCCGGCAAACCTGTTGGTGACGGTTGCCAACCCAGATATCGAGACTGCCCAACGTCTGTTCAAGTACCCTGGTATCGGCCTGCTGGTGGTGACCGGTGGTGAAGCCGTAGTAGATGCCGCGCGTAAGCACACCAACAAACGTTTGATTGCCGCTGGCGCAGGTAATCCGCCGGTGGTGGTTGATGAAACGGCTGACCTGGCACGCGCGGCGCAGTCGGTAGTCAAAGGCGCATCGTTTGACAACAACATCATCTGCGCTGACGAAAAAGTGCTGATCGTGGTCGATAGCGTCGCTGATGAACTGATGCGTCTGATGGAAAGCCAGCATGCGGTGAAACTCACCACGGCCCAGGCCGAACAGCTGCAGCCGGTGCTGCTGAAAAATATCGATGAGCGCGGTAAAGGCACGGTCAGTCGTGACTGGGTAGGTCGTGACGCAGGCAAAATCGCTGCGGCGATTGGTCTGAACGTACCGGAGCAAACCCGTCTGTTATTCGTCGAAACCTCCGCGACGCATCCGTTTGCCGTCACCGAACTGATGATGCCGGTTCTACCAGTCGTGCGGGTCGCTAACGTCGATGAAGCCATTGAACTGGCGGTCAAGCTTGAAGGCGGTTGCCACCATACGGCGGCGATGCACTCGCGCAATATCGACAACATGAACCGTATGGCAAACGCCATTGATACCAGCATCTTCGTTAAGAACGGACCGTGCATTGCCGGTCTTGGACTGGGCGGTGAAGGCTGGACCACGATGACCATTACCACACCAACCGGGGAAGGGGTGACCAGTGCGCGTACGTTTGTGCGTCTGCGTCGCTGTGTGTTGGTAGACGCCTTCAGAATTGTATAA
- the eutB gene encoding ethanolamine ammonia-lyase subunit alpha yields the protein MKLKTTLFGNVYQFKDVKEVLAKANELRSGDVLAGVAATSSQERVAAKQVLSEMTVADIRNNPVISYEEDCVTRLIQDDVNETAYNRIKNWSISELREYVLSDETSVDDIAFTRKGLTSEVVAAVAKICSNADLIYGGKKMPVIKKANTTIGLPGTFSCRLQPNDTRDDVQSIAAQIYEGLSFGAGDAVIGVNPVTDDVENLSRVLDTVYGVIDKFNIPTQGCVLAHVTTQIEAIRRGAPGGLIFQSICGSEKGLKEFGVELAMLDEARAVGAEFNRIAGENCLYFETGQGSALSAGANFGADQVTMEARNYGLARHYDPFLVNTVVGFIGPEYLYNDRQIIRAGLEDHFMGKLSGISMGCDCCYTNHADADQNLNENLMILLATAGCNYIMGMPLGDDIMLNYQTTAFHDTATVRQLLNLRPSPEFERWLETMGIMANGRLTKRAGDPSLFF from the coding sequence ATGAAACTAAAGACCACATTGTTCGGCAATGTTTATCAGTTTAAGGATGTTAAAGAGGTGCTGGCAAAAGCCAACGAACTGCGTTCGGGGGATGTGCTGGCAGGTGTCGCTGCAACCAGTTCGCAGGAACGCGTGGCGGCCAAGCAGGTGCTGTCGGAAATGACGGTAGCGGATATCCGTAATAACCCGGTGATTTCCTATGAAGAGGACTGCGTGACGCGTCTGATTCAGGATGACGTCAACGAAACGGCCTATAACCGCATCAAAAACTGGAGTATCAGCGAGCTGCGCGAGTATGTGCTGAGCGATGAAACCTCTGTTGATGACATTGCGTTTACGCGTAAAGGGTTAACGTCGGAAGTGGTCGCTGCGGTAGCAAAAATCTGCTCTAACGCGGACCTGATCTACGGCGGTAAGAAAATGCCGGTGATCAAAAAGGCGAACACCACCATCGGTTTACCGGGCACCTTTAGCTGCCGTTTGCAGCCGAACGATACCCGTGACGATGTACAGAGTATTGCGGCGCAAATCTATGAAGGACTGTCCTTCGGAGCGGGCGATGCGGTGATCGGTGTCAACCCGGTCACGGATGACGTGGAAAACTTAAGCCGCGTGCTCGATACCGTGTATGGCGTTATCGACAAGTTCAATATTCCGACCCAGGGCTGCGTACTGGCGCACGTTACCACCCAGATTGAAGCGATTCGTCGCGGTGCGCCGGGCGGGCTGATTTTCCAGAGTATCTGCGGTAGCGAAAAAGGCTTAAAAGAGTTTGGCGTTGAGCTGGCCATGCTGGATGAAGCGCGTGCAGTGGGTGCTGAGTTCAACCGTATCGCCGGGGAAAACTGCCTGTACTTTGAAACCGGGCAAGGGTCTGCGCTCTCCGCTGGCGCTAACTTTGGTGCCGATCAGGTGACGATGGAAGCGCGTAACTACGGGCTGGCGCGTCACTACGATCCGTTCCTGGTGAACACCGTGGTGGGCTTTATCGGGCCGGAATATCTCTACAACGATCGTCAGATTATTCGCGCGGGCTTAGAAGATCACTTCATGGGCAAGCTGAGCGGCATCTCAATGGGCTGCGACTGCTGCTACACCAACCATGCTGATGCTGACCAGAACCTCAACGAAAACCTGATGATTCTGCTCGCCACCGCTGGCTGCAACTACATCATGGGCATGCCGCTCGGTGACGACATCATGCTCAACTACCAGACCACCGCCTTCCACGACACCGCGACCGTGCGCCAGTTGCTGAACCTGCGCCCGTCGCCGGAGTTTGAACGCTGGCTGGAAACCATGGGCATTATGGCAAACGGTCGCCTGACCAAACGGGCGGGCGATCCGTCACTGTTCTTCTGA
- the eutJ gene encoding ethanolamine utilization protein EutJ — MAHDEQRWLTPRLLKAATLCNQTPTKSDSPLWLGIDLGTCDVVSMVVDSDGQPVAVCLDWADVVRDGIVWDFFGAVTIVRRHLDTLEQQLGCRFTHAATSFPPGTDPRISINVLESAGLEVSHVLDEPTAVADLLQLDNAGVVDIGGGTTGIAIVKQGKVTYSADEATGGHHISLTLAGNRRIQLEEAEQYKRSNGKEIWPVVKPVYEKMAEIVAHHIAGQGVTDLWLAGGSCMQPGVDELFRKRFPELQVHLPQHSLFMTPLAIANSGKEKAEGIYAS, encoded by the coding sequence ATGGCGCACGACGAACAACGTTGGTTGACACCCAGACTGCTAAAAGCGGCAACGCTATGTAACCAGACGCCCACAAAGAGCGATTCACCGCTGTGGTTGGGCATTGATTTGGGAACGTGTGATGTGGTGTCGATGGTTGTGGACAGTGACGGACAGCCGGTCGCGGTTTGCCTGGACTGGGCCGATGTCGTGCGCGATGGCATCGTCTGGGATTTCTTTGGTGCGGTGACCATCGTTCGTCGCCATCTCGATACGCTCGAACAACAGCTGGGTTGCCGCTTTACCCATGCGGCAACCTCATTTCCACCGGGAACTGACCCTCGCATCTCTATTAACGTGCTGGAGTCTGCCGGGCTTGAAGTGAGCCATGTGCTCGACGAACCGACAGCGGTGGCGGATCTGTTGCAGCTCGATAACGCCGGCGTGGTGGATATTGGTGGTGGCACTACCGGGATTGCGATCGTTAAACAAGGCAAGGTGACCTACTCCGCTGATGAAGCAACCGGTGGACATCATATCTCTCTGACGCTGGCCGGGAACCGTCGTATCCAGTTAGAAGAAGCCGAGCAGTACAAGCGTAGCAACGGCAAAGAAATCTGGCCGGTGGTGAAGCCTGTCTACGAAAAAATGGCGGAAATCGTGGCTCATCATATTGCGGGTCAGGGCGTTACCGATTTATGGCTGGCCGGTGGTTCCTGCATGCAGCCGGGCGTTGATGAGCTGTTCCGTAAGCGTTTCCCGGAACTGCAGGTGCATTTACCCCAGCACAGCCTGTTTATGACCCCGCTGGCGATTGCCAACAGCGGAAAAGAAAAAGCGGAAGGAATCTATGCAAGCTGA